In Gimesia chilikensis, the genomic window CGCGACATTTCGCGCCAACCTTCTTTTAATGTTTGCTTGAACCACGTAATAATCAATCAGAGGAGCGAAGACGTTGCCGAACAGAATCGCCAGCATGATCCCCTCTGGATACGCAGGGTTGACCACCCGAATCAGGATTGTCATTCCCCCAATCAAAATTCCATATAACCAGCGTCCGGTATCGGTCATCGCTGCGGAGACCGGGTCGGTCGCCATGAAGACCAGACCGAAGGCCAGGCCGCCGACAACCAGGTGCCACTGCGGAGGCATGGCGAACATCGCGTTGGTGTTGCTGCCAATCATCCAGAGCAGTGTCGCTAAGCCCATCGATCCAGCAAGCACACCCGCCATCACACGCCAGGAACCGACGCCGATCAGGATCAGGAAGATCGCTCCGAGGAGACAGGCCAGAGTTGAAGTTTCACCCATGGACCCCTGAATGGTTCCCAGGAACGCCTGCGACCAGGAGATACCAAGGCCTCCCTCAGAGATGGGATTGGTCACTGCTTTCATGCCGACTTCGGGAGCAGCGGTGGCCATCTGTCCCAGTGAAGTAGCACCGCTGAAGCCATCAACGGCAGTCCAGACTGTGTCACCCACGATCTGCCCCGGATAGGCAAAGTACAGAAACGCACGTGCTGTCAATGCGGGGTTGAGGAAGTTTTTCCCTGTACCACCGAAGATTTCTTTACCGACGACCACACCGAAGCTGATACCCAGTGCAACCTGCCAGAGCGGAATCGTGGGAGGCAGCGTTAACGGGAACAGCATCCCGGTCACCAGGAAGCCTTCGTTGATTTCGTGACGCCGCACGATACAGAATAGACCTTCCCAGGCCCCCCCTACCGCCATACAGACGATGTAAACGGGCAGGAAGTAGAGTGCCCCATGTACCAGGTTGGAGAGCAGGCTGTTCGCATCGGGAACCACGCCCAGCGAGGACATGATTGCACCCCGCCAGCCCGGTACCGATTCGATGCCCATGGTGCTCATCGCCGCATTGGCCTGGTACCCGGTGTTATAAAGTGCCATAAACACACAGGGCAGCAGAGCCACAATGACCATACTCATCATGCGCTTCAAGTCGATGGAGTCGCGCACATGAGAGGCTTCACTGGTCACTTCACCCGGCGTATACAGGAAGGTATCCTGCGCTTCGTAAAGTGGGTAAAGCTTCTCGAACTTACCCCCTTTATCGAAGAGGGGGTGCATCTTATCAAGAAGATTTCGTAACGGCTTCATTTCGAGGTTTATCTTTCCTGTTTGACAGCCCCTGAATCAGGCTCAGGCGGGCCATCAGCAACTTTGACTGTCTCTGACTGCGAGCCGAAACGAATACGTTTCAGAGCGATCAGTCAGGCTGACATCTTTCAAAACAAATTGAGTTATCCGGCTTACAATCACACTCAGTGAAGGCTTGGCGAGTTTCACAGTCAAAGCCCTTCCCGGGCCAACACTGTATCAGCCCTCGATTTCAATTTTGGTCAAATTGTCTCGCAGCAGTGATCCGTAGTTGTATTTGCCCGGGCAGACAAACGTGCACAACGACAGATCTTCTTCATCCAGTTCCAGGCATCCCAGCAGTTTTGCCTGTTCGGTGTCTTCCGTAATCAGTGCCCGCAACAGGAAGGTCGGCAGGATGTCCAGCGGCATTACTTTTTCATAAGTGCCGATGGGAATCATGGCTCGCTTACTGCCTTCGGTGGATGTAGTGAAAGGCACTTTCTTGCCTTTACCGGTCCAGGAAGAAGCAAACACAGGCACAACCGAGAACTTATTGAACCCGGGGCCCATCCAGCCCAGGAAGTCACGGTGTGTTCCCTCTTTGAGCGCGGTAACCTGTAATGCATAGCGGCCCAGGTAAGCAAACGGGCCTTCGGCTGTTCGGCCGGCGAGAGCGGAACCGGAAATCACCCGATCAACGCCTTCTTCGAGGTTGCCGTCTGTCAGGTCAGCCAGACTGGCTCCCATGATGGTTTTTACCAGTTTCGGATTCTTAACCACAGGACCCGCGATGGAAATTACGCGTTCGTTGTAAAGCTGACCGGTGGTGAAGAGTTTGCCAATCGCGATCACGTCCTGGTAATTGATGTACCAGACGGTTTTCTTATCGCTGACCGGATCGAGGTAATGAATGTGTGTGCCGGGGAGACCTGCAGGGTGCGGGCCGCCGAATTCTTCGACCGTCACAAAATCCAGATCGCAGCCTGGCAGATTGGTTCCCGGTGCTTTACAGAGATAGAGCTTGCCTTCGGTCAATGCCTTCAGAACCTGCAGACCCTGAGAGAATGCGCGGGGCTCTTCACTCAAAACCACTTCCGGTGGCGGAGCGAGAGGGCTGGTGTCGATGGCGGTCACAAAAATGGAATGCGGAGTTGACTCGGGTGAGGGCACTTTGCTGTAAGGACGGGTCCGCAGACTGGTCCAGAGTCCGGACTGCAGCAGGTTCTCGGTGACCTGTTCGCGAGTCAGACTGCCGAGCTGTCCTTCTTCGTATGAAGTGAAAGTCTCTTCTTCTTCGCCGGCGAGTTCAATCACCAGGGATTGAAAAACGCGTTTGGCACCGCGGTTGATTTCAGTCACTTTCCCGGCGGCGGGAGCGGTGTAGATGACACCTTCGATCTTTTTGTCGCTGAACAGCAACTGACCTTTTTTAACGGTATCACCGACCTCAACAGCCAGCGTCGGCTTCATACCGATGTAGTCCGGGCCGATTAACGCAACTGATCGAACTTGTGGCCCGTTTTCGATCAAAGCGGA contains:
- a CDS encoding Na(+)-translocating NADH-quinone reductase subunit A, which produces MITIKKGLDLPIAGEPSALIENGPQVRSVALIGPDYIGMKPTLAVEVGDTVKKGQLLFSDKKIEGVIYTAPAAGKVTEINRGAKRVFQSLVIELAGEEEETFTSYEEGQLGSLTREQVTENLLQSGLWTSLRTRPYSKVPSPESTPHSIFVTAIDTSPLAPPPEVVLSEEPRAFSQGLQVLKALTEGKLYLCKAPGTNLPGCDLDFVTVEEFGGPHPAGLPGTHIHYLDPVSDKKTVWYINYQDVIAIGKLFTTGQLYNERVISIAGPVVKNPKLVKTIMGASLADLTDGNLEEGVDRVISGSALAGRTAEGPFAYLGRYALQVTALKEGTHRDFLGWMGPGFNKFSVVPVFASSWTGKGKKVPFTTSTEGSKRAMIPIGTYEKVMPLDILPTFLLRALITEDTEQAKLLGCLELDEEDLSLCTFVCPGKYNYGSLLRDNLTKIEIEG
- a CDS encoding NADH:ubiquinone reductase (Na(+)-transporting) subunit B is translated as MKPLRNLLDKMHPLFDKGGKFEKLYPLYEAQDTFLYTPGEVTSEASHVRDSIDLKRMMSMVIVALLPCVFMALYNTGYQANAAMSTMGIESVPGWRGAIMSSLGVVPDANSLLSNLVHGALYFLPVYIVCMAVGGAWEGLFCIVRRHEINEGFLVTGMLFPLTLPPTIPLWQVALGISFGVVVGKEIFGGTGKNFLNPALTARAFLYFAYPGQIVGDTVWTAVDGFSGATSLGQMATAAPEVGMKAVTNPISEGGLGISWSQAFLGTIQGSMGETSTLACLLGAIFLILIGVGSWRVMAGVLAGSMGLATLLWMIGSNTNAMFAMPPQWHLVVGGLAFGLVFMATDPVSAAMTDTGRWLYGILIGGMTILIRVVNPAYPEGIMLAILFGNVFAPLIDYYVVQANIKRRLARNVA